Part of the Pelobates fuscus isolate aPelFus1 chromosome 12, aPelFus1.pri, whole genome shotgun sequence genome, aaaatacggcagcatacacacctcaatataaaaaaataggatcggcacgctacgggacatcacaaccctatatcggcacagtgctgaaCTTAATGCCTTGGTTTCATATGTTTTGATATGCTTTGCATATAATCATAATTTGTGGGGAAAACCTTTGAAATGATTTATCATCTACAGAGGTCACCATTAAAGCCTAAGGGAAAGTCCGTAGATATATTAGTGGAAATGTATTTCTAAAAGATTGCGAATTgcgatcatttgaaaagcttattgagaaatattaaattgagaccgtAGTTCCTTGTACAGAGAGTCTAGAGATATTGTTAAACTGAAAGATtgtattattgatttatttttgtacTTGTAATAACTAAACTCACAGAATAAATAATCTCCTCACTGTGTTCCTAATAAAATCGGGTACACCCTCTGTAACTCGCCTATTGGTAACTAAACAAATATTGTGAAAACCCAGCCTTCCATTCTTCAAGCACAGCTTGCTAGCATTAACTTCCCCTGCTTCTGCAGTGCGCTGGTTGATGCAAATTATTTAGAGTGCTTCATAATCATCAAAAGTACAGAGTCCACCACAGGaccagactggcccaccaggataccgggaaatttcctggtgggccgcagcacctggggGCTGTGCATGTAGGAGCCACCGGGTGGTCGGTCtggtggcacactctgagggggacTGCCGCGTTCCACGCTCGTGCCGCCGAGCCAGGTGGCCGCCTAGCcaattcccacaattcccagcacagtgaGGGAGTAtgatagagagacatgctccctccttcaGACCTCCTATGCTGACAGCTCACTGCTGTCAGCATTAGTGAGTGTGCTACCCGCCGGACTGGCTAGGCGGCCACCCagcccggcggcaccagcgtggaatgctgccggccccctctgacttcTTTTTAgaaatgggaggggggagaaagagacagtggaagaatagagagagacagagggggagggaaaggaaagagaccgagggaagagagagagtgacacagggaaagtaggagaaagagacagagggggaagagtgagacactgggagaaagaaGGGGAATAGAGAGTAGGTGgaggggggtgaaagagacagaggggaagagagatgtgggggagagagagacgcagggaaagagacataggggaagagagtgacacagagggagagacacacgggggaaggggagaaaggagagagacacacaaggggaggaggagaaagaggcagaggagcagagagacacacaggggaggGGCGAGAAAGAAACAGATGGAAGATAGAGAGATccggggggagaaaaagagacagaggcggAAGAGAGAGACTGGTAAGGAgaggagacatggacacagaggagctgagagggggacaaagaaacatacagagggactggggggagacaaagagacacacatagggctGGAGGTagaaaaagacacacataggggctatatacatataacatatttaaagtgaagagcgcacccacaggacgtCAAAATAAAAGATACCCTCATTTTGTACAGCTGTGCaccacatacattcaccatttcagtcccattaccaaactttccttaatatgtcaagataGTTGGactaaaacatttattacatgcaaaggcccgtctgcttaaaataaatctgcacttttgtttattttaaagcccATGAgtgcttttttcacgttggaataataatttttaattttaagttatcttttctaactctgtatcagcacactatgctggcgcaatgcattatggggctggtaaatcatttttttccagggctgcttttagttccctgTCCGGCCCTGGTCCACCATATGCAGATATTCATGAGGTGTGAATTCTGGGAAAatgaaagtgaatttaacattttaggccaaaatagctgaattggaaaaaatctTCAGGTCAGGtcagcaacctttggcactcccgatgttttggactacatctcccacaatcctcttacagccacaatgctggcaaagcatcgtggaacatgtagtccacaacatctggagtgccgaaggttgcttatccCTGGCCTAAAATCTGATACTCAATCTAACCTTCCTAAGAGGTTAGTCTCTGTATGTGCAGGTTTCATGACGATATGTCGCACATACAGACGCCAGGCGCTACTTTAAATAACTGACGTGGTCTTGGTGTTTGGAGCAGGACTCAAGCAGGACTTTCACTCACCTACTAGCCATCGGCAAGTATAAATTCAGCTATGACAGGCATGCCATGGACTTTCCAATGCACTTACACACATGTATGGTTTAAGAAAAGCCGCTTATGGTACCCAGTGTCCACACTGTTGATACAGGAGCGAGAGAGATCACACGTAAATTCCTTTCTCTACCTTCTCATAAATGCCGATGTGCAGGAACTGTTATAAAATATAACCATTCATCATCCCAGTGAAGTTAATAATGCATGGCTCGCCTAACTTTgatatgattattttttaaatgttatttttttcattgtagtAGACAAATTTACTTGTTATGGCTCACTTAGAATTAAATACAACAGTAGAACGTACTTGGCCCAAAATGAGAGAAAGGTCACTCTAAGGCAATGGCAAGTTGGAAAAACTTACAACATTTTGGCTCTCAAAGGAGCCTTTTCAAGGTAGCACAAAACAACAACATCAACAGTATGTATAGTGTGAAAATAGTAGGAAAAAAGGGTGAGGGTGCTTACAATCAAAGTGCTGCGAGCAAAATCAATCAAGGACACGTGTAAAACCAATAAACAAATTGTGTGAAATTCAATAtgtagacacaataaccactacaattaCAAAGTTGCATATatttgcacaacaaaataaagtaaTCTATATAATATTCATAAAATTTAAACTAAACACCTTTATTCGTAGTGAAAATAATATTATGTTATTAAAAAGGCACATTGTAAGAATCTGTGTCCAAGCCCGTCATTGCGTTGCATAAATCATTTCACTGCAAAGGTGAAGTTCTTTTTATTCCTCATAATGGGAAGACCTCttactgcttaaaggaacactatagggtcaggagcacaaacatgtattcctgaccttaaagTGTTAAAACACTAATTAGCCACCTGTCCCCCCTTGCTCCCCTTAAATAGGATAAAAaaattcaccttatttccagcaccgacATTTGGCCTGCCCCAGATccgccttcttggctgacataatcagaattaattatcttggccaatccaatgttttactatgggaaagcattaggaaagcattggattggctgagattgccaaggagGCAAGCCAAGGGTGGTGCCAAACGCCCcgctgaccaatcagcatctcctcatagagatgcattgaatcaatgcatctctatgggaatgtTCAGTGTAGCTGAATGTTAGTGTggaacactgtgcagcactgccccaggaagcacccctGGTACCCAACTGAGGTGTGGCCAATGTAGTtggccctaggctgtaatgtaaacactgccttttctctgaaaaggcagtgtttacaggaaaaagcctgcagggacatgctgcactcaccataacaactacaataagctgtagttgttctgatgactatagtgtccctttaaatacagctCTCCTACTCCACCAAGCATTAAAATTATGTCCAATAATGCGGTAAATCAGAGTGGTAGCCGATCGCTTTGTATCAATCTTGCTCTCAAATTCTGCCCAGTTACTTCTACTGTTGTATTGTCAAGTGAAGTACATGCTAGGCTGGAGGCACCTGTGTGGTCCTCTTTACTTGTTTCTTCTCATTGCTTGCATTTAAAACGGAGCATTAAAGACTTCAAATATAAAATCTCTTTAGAGAAATACGTTTTCAGTGGCAAGTGACTTTTAAACCAGGCTAATAGTGAAAGGACTTTAAATTTTGAGCCTTCCTGTTAGATGTATCTCGAGGACTGGTATAAATGGGCCTGTTGATACCTAGCAAAAAAACATCTGGAGGCTGATAGCAATCGGCTTGTGATGTATCCAGGGCTACCATATGTAACTAGTATTCACTTATAAGTCCAGCGTAGCATGTCTAGCCAAAATAACAATAGATATTGTTGCCTAAATGTCTTTCCTCTTAAACTGACCTTCCCTGTCTGTTCgtacacccattgtaaagcgctgcggaatttgatggcgctatataaataacataataataataatcttcttTCACTCATTGTAAACACAAATTTCTAAAGAGTTTTTGCATAATATTTTACAGTGATTTCCTGAGCTGCGGGGACAACCATCCCGTCCCCGGGACATGGAGTCCAAGGTAACTCCAAGGAGGCCCTCCCCATTCCTTAGGGACAGGAGAGGTTATAAGACAATTAACAGGACACCTCCTTCACCCTTGGCCAGTGAACCTCAGGAAATGATAGGAAAAGCTCACGAGCTGTTCCAGCTCTGTGATAAAGAAGAGAAGGGGCTAATCACCAAACGAGATCTGCAGGTATCTAAAGGCGCATACAATATGCAAACAAATGTGCACTTATAGGCTATGGCTATTGGAAGTTTAAGATGCAGGTTATGGATGAATGTTCTGGACAGCTAGTAGTTgagaaatagtttttaaaataagaaaGGAAAGAAATATAGCACAAATGAATGCACATGTAAGCTGTTGAAAGACAAAACCATTCAATTGAAGAGGAGCGAGAATGACAATGATGTAAAATAGTGCTAGCGGTGTGAACGTGCAATGTAATAAAGATAGTCTTTACTGTGTGATCTGTGAACCCTGGGATTTGTCACTAATTCTATTAACCTTCATATTTCCAGAGGCTTCAGAATGAGTTACCCCTCACCCCAGAGCAATTAGAGGCTGTGTTTGATAGCCTTGACCAGAGCAACAATGGCTACCTCACTCCGGTGGAGTTCGGTATAGGACTTGGTGAGCAACACAATGTACAGTCCTGTTTGGAAACTGCACTTTTTTCAAAAATGATGTTGAGCTAATATCTACTGTATATTgttttaatttatgtaattttcaGGATATTTAAATGGCTCTTAAGGCAATACCCGTTTATACTTATATTGCTTTAATTGGCACTTTTACTTTCTTGTGGTTTATATCACATTAAAATCAGCGTCTATACAGAGAATAAAGATGCCATTATTAGTGAATTTATCAATATTTGCTCTTATTGTTAGGCAATCAAAAAGGTAGGTGGTATTTGACTCAAGGAATGTTTTTGAATAACTGATCTTATGTAGCCAGACACCAATGTTGTAGAAGTGTGTGTGAGGCCAAATTCTGTTTTTAGCCGTTTTAAAGGGTCTGAACCTCCTTTCTTATGGGATGGATGTATGATTTAATAATACAGtgaaaaataactttaaaaaaaaaaaactagcaatttttaaattttatttaaatagttaaacaaaaaatgtatagaATACAAAAATGCTCACCTTCGATTTCCCTGCATTTTGAAAAGATGGTCAGACATGGTGAGCATTTgcagcaaatatatatttttaatataactcAGTCTAATTGTAGTAGAATATTTAAGTAACATTGATAAGCTGTGATGGAATGTGATGTGATTGGTATGGATTTTCTATTCTTAGGTAAGTTACTGGGGGTCAACTTGCCGCCTGAGGTAGAAGAGGGGGAGAAATCAGTACTGGAGGAGACATTCGAGTACGGATGGTCAGATGGACCTGATGATGAGAATGATGCTGATGACATGCTTTTTTGTTCAACCATGGAGCAACTGGGAGCAGCAAGGGTGTTCCAGGAGTAAGTGTCCctaccaaaaaaatatataattttaattatcaGTCTTCTATTATCTTTCATACTGAGCTTTTACTTGGATATCAGGTACCAGATATATGCAAGCTTGACACACCGTTCTAAAGATGAACTATGACCAGAATTAAAAATGatgaaatatatttgtttataataGATTTCAGACTATGTGctgtaaaacatattttaacatattttaataATGTGGACAGATGTCCTATTTCCTGTTTTCCTGTTTTATGCACCAAGGAAATTACAGAGGTTTAAAAGTTTGGGGTTTGTTTTGTAAAGGGAAcaagggaatttaatttttttaggccaaaatagcttggctgtgaatgtttttttatttgtcgaTTGTGACCAAAAAGTTGCCATTTCCTTTTCTATAATTCCCagttctaacagggttatttaacaAAATGGGATACTATGGGATACAACAGTGCTCACTGTAAACGTGCTGGACAGGCCTGCATATGCTGAGATACATAATTCACTTCTTAGTTTTTGCTGACATCACTGGAGAAACTGCAGATCCTGGGGCTTTGCAGCAAATGctcaaaatttaaatatatatctttagGGTTTTACccacagtttattgtattatctTCATAATCCATTTAAAACATGATCACGGTGTTACTTTAAATCTTATAATTGCACAAAGTGTGTCCTGTTGTATTTGAAGGTCGACAAACAGTAAAATTTACAGATTTCACAATTGCAACCTTATTGTTGTAGCCTGGATCAGTGACACCAGCAGTTATTGAAGGTTTGCTAAATGTCTTCTTACCTAAACAAAATCTTCTAAAGTGGACATGTTCTTGGCAAATGCCATAGAAACTAATGGAAACTTTACCCAACACAGTATCGGGTTCCTTTGGCACACGTCAGTTGTTACATTTTCAACTTAGACTCTTTACTAGATTCAATTGAGTTTTGCTGAAATGAAGCCAAATAAAACTATTGAACAGCACTGCTGTATCAGTAATTGAGAGCTCCAATATCAAAACACGTcaaagctttttttattttttctcatggctcatttttctttttccatcTGTTGTCCCAAATGTATACCCACTTCTCCCAATCCCTTTTTTTAGACACAAAGAGATCCGAGATATGTGGATTCGTCTTCGTAAAGAACGTCCAGAGCTCCTGGGAAATTTTGAAGACTTCCTTTTCCGAGTGTCCTCTTATATTCGGGATGTACATCACGAGAAAGAGACATTGGAACAGGCTCTAAAACGGTGTGTAAATATTAACAACATCGACTCCATCAAATGGAGATTCAATGCTTGATCATAATAATGTAGATCCAATTCCAAATCTGAATAAAGAAAATTCATGACATAATTACTAAACAGAGTTAATGAATTTCTAAATTACTAAATGTATTACTGTATTTACATACTATTGTAATTGGTAAGatattttttaattcaattcTAGAGACCTAAATGATGGTCTCGGAACATGACTGAGCTGTGAAATGTATCACTCTAAATCTAGATTTGAGTATTTTGGACATGGATTCATTATTTTAGCCATTGACTTTTATTCTAATTTCTATCACGCAAGATAACTAGAAAATATAATGTGTTGTTCATGTTGGAATATTCAAAAAAGCTGACGAATTGACCTGCAGTCCAGGAGCTTTGAATGTTCTGATCTATTATAAAGCTTAGACCAACAATAACTAGTAGTACCGTATGACCTGCTTACTGTGGTGATTTTCTTAAAGTTGTCAGCATAATTATCAATTCACATATTGATTGGTGTTAGATAGGACTTAGCAATATGTTTGGTCTTGTAGAAAGGAGATTGATCATGGACGGGAAGTTAGATgtctatatgaggagatggagCAACAGATCAAGATAGAAAGGGATCGACTTCTCAGAAAGGTACTTGCGCCCTGttctaatgtataaaaaaaattttcAATGGGTtccttatttttgtcttttttgtaaTACTACAACATAACCTGTTTActctttttcttcctcttttagattatagacttttttttcccctctgataATTTTACCATTGATTACATTCACAAAATACGTAGGTCAAATTAGTAATATTACGAGGGAATATAGTTTGAAGAAAGTTTTATACATTCAACAAAAAGGAAGAACATGAAAGTTTACCTGtcacagaaaatatatattgaaaatgtCAAATTTGTcaacaaaaaaatgaatgaaaaatggAATGGGAGAATAACATGACAAAAAAAGATGCTTTATGTAAAatttcttgcaaaaaaaaaaaagggaagagatAGCCTCAAATAGAATGCTACAGAAATAATATACATAAAACATGAATGAAACACTATGAAAACATATTTCACATTCTTACAGCATCTTCTCTAGGACAGCCAGTTGTTTGTGGATTGAATTTGGTGAATACATTTGCCCATGTATGGGAAACAACCCTGGAACATGAGTATGGTCCTCAGAAGTTGTTGGCAATATATGGTCTAACTTTATATTCCTGTTTGAGTGAACTATAAAgaagacacactacattcacttaaaggaacactataatcacccagaccacttcattgagattgccCCTGTTTtcttaaccctgcattgtaaaacattgcaggttttTGAGGGTTAAGTCCATCTCTAGTGGGCATCAGTATGAAAGGCACCAGAGGCACTTCTGTggcactgactgagtaaaaccCACATTGATtcgatgcttttctatggggaagtttAAATGCATGAATGACGCTCACCacaaatgcgcattaggtccccaataCTACTCAATGAAATGTACATATGTCTATTATCTGCATGATTCAGCATATGCTTAGCAAGACTGACCTGAGTTTGGATGAAAAAATTCTTGAAGATTCTCACTTGTGTTTCTGACCGTGACTCTGTAACATGTACTCTACAATAGTTATATAATTGACAATTTGTCTTTCTTTTCACAGGACTCATCCAGGCATCAGGACAGACACACAGCTCTTCAGAGGGAACTGGTCAGGAAGGAGCAAGAGCTGGACAGCATTGTCCTACGACAGAAACAGGTATGGTGGAATCTCTGGTACCTGACCCATGTTTTACCTAAGCAGTTCTATCATAACtttgtttgtaataaaaaaagttacctgcactctttccacatccctatgtatttttaaacaaatggaggcttttagttacctccaatggccatgagaggttatgcccacctgccacgtcaaggcagacctcttaggtgggtcctaactctaaccattcgccttgcttctttgagcttctagcaaaaatatctctaattagACAGAAaggagtattttttatatacatccctacatgcttattaacccttaatagggaaatcaTGGGATTGGGCAGtagcattgcaacctagctgtgtgatacaaaagtgaatacaaatacaaaaaaacaagtcctgcgctcaaactcccattactcctgggcgacaACAGTGGTATCCCTGACGCTGTTCCAGCAAAAGAGCTGCCGCACTACTTGCGCAGCCTAGTATCAATACTCTTACCCCCGACTCAAGCCAAGAAGATTGTCTTCTATGGTGTATACCGCACTAATAAATCTCTACAAGCACCAATATTGGTCTCACGGGACGTAATAGCCAGATGCTCATCCTCCCAAGACAAACGGCACATCATGGCGGCCCTGCAAGGCAAGACACCATACACATTAAAATCCACGCAAATCACCATCTTTCAAGACCTCAGCAGAGCTACACTCAAATGGCATAGATCCCTTCGCCCAGTTACAAGCCAACTCCAGTAAGCCGGAATACCCTACCGTTGGGTGGCCCTAAGACTCCTGTCTGTTACACACAATGGTACTGCTCACAAAGCCTCCACCCTCCAAAAAGCTTTGTCTCTTGTAGGGACACTGGGACTCACCCCCACACTAAGGATGGTCTTGAGACCCACATACCCACAACGTGGGATCCCTCCAATATAGTCCCCTCTGTGCCGGGAGAGAATCATGCCTCTGTCCCAGGGACCTGACTTTGCCGTATTATAGGGCACAGCCTGTCGCAAGCTATATTGGGCAATGTTTCTATTCCTGTTTCTAGTTTACTTTTACTTTGTTGTTCATTTCTTGGTTTGATTTTGTAACGTAGCCTCACAGATGAATATTATATACAGTTGGGCCCAATGGCTTAACGCCACATGCAACCTTTGCCGCTATTAAGATGCCCCAAGGtttgcccctccctccccctgctgtccccttggttaggggtacccAATCACCTTGCACCCACCACCTGTGGTTAAGACTAGGCCTCCTATTCAAGTTCTCCACTGAGCTACCATACAGTGGGCTCGATGAAAATAATGTAACTAAGCATGTTAATATCCTATAGCCAGTTAGAGCAACCTAATTCAATAGCTGTTAGCTACTTATTCCTAGATATCTTATTTTTCACTAGCCTGGCGTTAGTTGCAAAAACAGTACAGTTCCATAC contains:
- the CRACR2B gene encoding EF-hand calcium-binding domain-containing protein 4A, whose product is MESKVTPRRPSPFLRDRRGYKTINRTPPSPLASEPQEMIGKAHELFQLCDKEEKGLITKRDLQRLQNELPLTPEQLEAVFDSLDQSNNGYLTPVEFGIGLGKLLGVNLPPEVEEGEKSVLEETFEYGWSDGPDDENDADDMLFCSTMEQLGAARVFQEHKEIRDMWIRLRKERPELLGNFEDFLFRVSSYIRDVHHEKETLEQALKRKEIDHGREVRCLYEEMEQQIKIERDRLLRKDSSRHQDRHTALQRELVRKEQELDSIVLRQKQLENQLHSINSEQLETRVQNDRLKKLNEDLIAQLEKITGDLERAQSNLQGLRKQEQEEQEHKKREVFRVSRNMQKEKQSLLRQLELLRDMNKKLRDEKDVFEAKKLDALKKSLSEPVPSLGPCCSHSSESINWNTGL